A single genomic interval of Acetonema longum DSM 6540 harbors:
- the mtaB gene encoding tRNA (N(6)-L-threonylcarbamoyladenosine(37)-C(2))-methylthiotransferase MtaB translates to MPTVAFATLGCKVNQFETETLEGLFVSRGYELVAFQDYADVYVINTCSVTHIGEKKSRQLIRRASKQNPAAAVVVTGCYAQIEPGTIAGIPGVDVVVGTQDRQKIVDIVEEHVKTSLPINAVRSIMEADHFEDIPLHIKQNRTRAFLKIQEGCRNYCTYCIIPYTRGPLRSRSLESILAECRKLVAAGFQEIVLTGIHLGAYGKGLEENVSLTDVVRSILGVEGLARLRLGSLESLEADQPLIDLMLQDERLCRHLHLPLQSGSDEILRRMNRHYTCEQYAQLIRQIQRQVPDIAISTDVIIGFPGETEELFRETLAFITQMPFAKVHIFPYSRRKGTPAANFTGQVSEAEKKCRFLALQEASEQIAIEFRQTFIGQHEKVLWEGCTDGILEGLTGNYIRVYADGHSSMPGRVDKVCLTRTFQDGIWGQL, encoded by the coding sequence GTGCCGACCGTCGCTTTTGCTACCTTGGGTTGCAAAGTCAACCAATTTGAAACTGAAACGTTGGAAGGACTCTTTGTCAGCCGGGGGTATGAACTAGTTGCTTTTCAGGACTATGCGGATGTCTATGTCATCAATACCTGTTCCGTGACCCATATCGGCGAGAAAAAATCCCGCCAATTGATCCGGCGGGCCAGTAAACAGAATCCTGCTGCCGCAGTCGTGGTAACCGGCTGTTACGCTCAGATTGAACCGGGAACCATTGCCGGCATCCCCGGCGTGGACGTGGTGGTGGGCACCCAGGACCGGCAGAAGATAGTAGATATCGTGGAAGAACATGTGAAAACCAGCCTGCCGATCAATGCGGTAAGAAGCATCATGGAAGCGGACCATTTTGAGGATATTCCCCTCCATATTAAACAAAACCGTACGCGGGCTTTTCTTAAGATACAGGAAGGGTGCCGAAATTACTGCACCTATTGCATTATTCCCTATACCAGGGGGCCCCTTCGCTCCCGCTCTTTGGAAAGTATTTTGGCAGAGTGCCGTAAACTGGTGGCAGCCGGATTTCAGGAAATCGTTTTAACCGGCATCCATCTGGGAGCTTACGGAAAAGGCCTGGAAGAGAATGTTTCTTTGACTGATGTGGTGCGGTCGATTTTAGGCGTGGAGGGATTGGCGCGTTTACGGCTGGGGTCCCTGGAGTCCCTTGAAGCTGACCAGCCCCTGATTGATCTGATGCTGCAGGATGAGCGGTTATGCCGTCATTTGCACCTGCCTCTTCAATCCGGCAGTGATGAGATTTTACGGCGCATGAACCGTCATTATACCTGTGAACAATATGCTCAACTGATCAGACAGATTCAGCGGCAGGTTCCGGATATCGCTATTTCCACTGATGTCATTATCGGCTTTCCCGGTGAGACTGAGGAACTCTTTCGGGAGACCCTGGCTTTTATTACTCAAATGCCTTTCGCCAAAGTCCATATTTTCCCCTATTCCCGCCGCAAGGGTACTCCGGCTGCGAACTTTACCGGTCAGGTTTCGGAAGCGGAAAAAAAATGCCGCTTTTTGGCGTTGCAAGAGGCATCCGAGCAGATAGCCATTGAATTTCGCCAGACTTTTATCGGACAGCATGAGAAGGTTCTGTGGGAAGGTTGTACGGATGGTATACTAGAGGGCCTGACCGGCAACTATATTCGGGTTTATGCTGACGGTCATTCTTCTATGCCTGGCAGAGTAGATAAAGTTTGCCTGACAAGAACGTTCCAGGACGGGATATGGGGTCAATTATAG
- the rpsU gene encoding 30S ribosomal protein S21, protein MSEVKVGKNESLDSALRRFKRTCQKAGVLSEVRKREHYEKPSVKRKKKSEAARKRKFKA, encoded by the coding sequence ATGTCAGAAGTCAAAGTGGGAAAAAATGAGTCATTAGACAGTGCGCTCCGCAGGTTTAAACGGACCTGCCAGAAGGCTGGCGTCCTTTCTGAGGTTCGGAAGCGCGAGCATTACGAAAAACCCAGTGTAAAGCGCAAAAAGAAATCCGAAGCAGCTCGTAAACGTAAGTTCAAAGCATAA
- a CDS encoding NfeD family protein gives MRIKRFLRFFSLVSLWLALLFLPYPGYAEQRPVIVIQIKGEIDAGQAALVQRAYHEAKDRNAQAVLMEIDTFGGAVDAAVQIRDVVIDSPLETIVYIKNRAWSAGALISLSHKHIAIAPGGSIGAAEPIPTTEKTVAALKAEFAATASKTGRNAQVAEAMVDKSLGYPGYVEPGKILALTDYQAKEVGYADLIASERATVLAHYSLGDVPVIEHVLGWQERAAGLLSNPTVKSLLLSVLFLAVMTEIKTAGMGVAAIVGLVAAGLFFGSQWITGLAGWLEILLFLLGIVFVLFELYTPGLGLFGITGVGCILVSLFLTLGGGLGALNILAVSIIISLLLFLLILRFLPSSRLWAKMVLKESEDTQSGYVSGIDYSIYLGRTGKALTLLRPAGTVEIDGVQLDVISGGQFINPGSIVKVVDVSANRIVVKPLPHTNTINEEEQN, from the coding sequence TTGAGAATAAAACGATTTCTGCGATTCTTTTCTCTTGTCTCTCTATGGTTAGCCCTATTGTTTCTGCCATATCCCGGTTATGCGGAGCAGCGGCCGGTCATCGTCATTCAGATCAAGGGAGAAATTGATGCCGGGCAGGCAGCCCTCGTGCAACGCGCCTACCATGAGGCCAAAGACCGAAATGCCCAGGCTGTGCTGATGGAGATTGACACATTTGGCGGGGCAGTAGATGCGGCGGTTCAGATTCGCGATGTAGTGATCGATTCACCCCTTGAGACGATTGTTTATATCAAAAACCGGGCATGGTCGGCTGGTGCGCTGATCTCTCTCTCCCACAAACATATCGCCATCGCGCCGGGAGGAAGTATTGGCGCGGCAGAACCGATTCCGACCACCGAAAAAACGGTTGCTGCCCTCAAGGCGGAATTTGCGGCCACCGCCTCTAAAACCGGTCGCAATGCCCAAGTTGCTGAAGCCATGGTTGACAAATCCCTGGGTTATCCCGGCTATGTAGAACCCGGCAAGATATTGGCATTAACCGACTATCAGGCCAAAGAAGTGGGTTACGCTGATCTGATCGCCAGCGAAAGAGCCACTGTCCTGGCTCACTATTCATTAGGCGATGTTCCGGTCATAGAGCATGTCCTGGGCTGGCAGGAGAGGGCGGCCGGGTTACTGTCCAACCCTACAGTTAAATCCTTGCTGCTGTCTGTTCTCTTTTTAGCCGTCATGACGGAAATAAAAACAGCCGGAATGGGGGTTGCGGCGATTGTCGGCCTGGTCGCGGCAGGTCTGTTCTTTGGCAGTCAATGGATCACTGGCCTGGCTGGCTGGCTGGAAATCTTACTGTTTTTACTCGGCATTGTCTTTGTGCTGTTTGAATTGTATACGCCCGGCCTGGGACTGTTCGGTATAACCGGCGTTGGCTGCATTTTGGTCAGTTTGTTCCTAACTCTGGGTGGAGGGCTCGGCGCCTTGAATATTCTGGCTGTCAGCATTATCATCTCTTTGCTTTTATTTTTGCTGATCCTGCGATTTCTGCCCTCGAGCCGGCTCTGGGCCAAAATGGTGCTGAAAGAGTCAGAAGATACTCAATCAGGCTATGTGAGCGGCATTGATTACAGCATTTACCTCGGACGCACCGGCAAGGCTTTGACATTATTGCGCCCGGCCGGCACCGTTGAAATTGACGGTGTACAGCTGGATGTCATATCCGGGGGGCAATTTATTAACCCCGGTTCTATAGTAAAGGTGGTGGATGTTTCAGCAAACCGAATCGTGGTTAAACCTTTGCCCCATACTAATACTATTAATGAGGAGGAGCAGAATTAA
- a CDS encoding histidine triad nucleotide-binding protein, giving the protein MVQDCLFCKIAAQKIPAKIVYQDEQILAFHDINPAAPVHVLVILKRHVADLTELSSGDESLVGHIMLKLPLIAEQLGIAQDGFRVVINTKDNGGQTVHHLHYHILGGRFMQWPPG; this is encoded by the coding sequence CTGGTGCAGGACTGTTTATTTTGTAAAATCGCAGCCCAAAAGATACCAGCTAAGATTGTTTATCAGGACGAACAGATTCTGGCTTTTCACGATATTAATCCCGCCGCGCCGGTTCATGTGCTGGTAATACTCAAAAGGCATGTGGCCGATCTTACGGAATTATCGTCGGGGGATGAATCCCTTGTTGGACATATCATGCTAAAGCTCCCGCTGATCGCTGAACAATTGGGAATTGCCCAGGATGGATTTCGCGTGGTCATTAATACGAAAGATAACGGCGGACAGACGGTTCATCATTTACACTATCATATTCTGGGTGGAAGATTTATGCAATGGCCGCCAGGCTGA
- the floA gene encoding flotillin-like protein FloA (flotillin-like protein involved in membrane lipid rafts): protein MLSGLIGSVVILFLFFIGVSLFLHFVPIGLWISAIAAGVHVGIFDLVGMRLRRVPPSQIVLPLIKANKAGLQVNVNQLEAHYLAGGNVDRVVDALIAAHRAQIPLPFERSAAIDLAGRNVLEAVQMSVNPKVIETPVVSAVAKNGIELKVKARVTVRANIDRLVGGAGEATIIARVGEGIVTSVGSAEDHKHVLENPDDISRTVLGKGLDAGTAFEILSIDIADVDVGRNIGAELTTDQAEADKRIAQAKAEERRAMAVAREQEMQAYTQEMQAKVVEAEAEIPHALAMALQEGRMGVLDYYNMNNILADTKMRETLAKEGPATSTITPPKP, encoded by the coding sequence ATGTTAAGTGGCTTAATCGGCAGTGTGGTGATTCTATTCTTATTTTTCATCGGTGTTTCGCTCTTTTTGCATTTTGTTCCCATCGGACTGTGGATTTCGGCTATTGCCGCCGGGGTGCACGTAGGGATTTTTGATCTGGTTGGTATGCGGCTGCGCCGGGTACCGCCTTCTCAAATCGTTCTGCCTTTGATTAAGGCTAATAAAGCCGGCCTGCAGGTCAATGTCAATCAGCTGGAGGCTCATTATCTGGCCGGCGGCAACGTGGACAGGGTGGTAGATGCCTTGATCGCGGCTCACCGCGCACAGATACCGCTTCCCTTTGAGCGTTCCGCCGCCATTGACCTGGCCGGCCGTAATGTTTTAGAGGCCGTGCAAATGAGCGTAAATCCCAAAGTCATTGAAACACCGGTAGTATCCGCTGTTGCCAAAAACGGCATTGAACTAAAAGTGAAGGCCCGGGTAACGGTACGGGCCAATATCGATCGCCTGGTGGGCGGTGCCGGTGAAGCGACGATTATCGCCCGGGTAGGCGAGGGTATCGTCACCAGCGTCGGTTCGGCGGAAGATCATAAGCACGTTTTGGAAAATCCTGACGACATTTCCCGTACAGTCCTTGGCAAAGGCTTAGATGCCGGCACGGCATTTGAAATCCTGTCCATTGATATTGCCGACGTGGACGTAGGACGCAATATCGGTGCAGAATTGACCACTGACCAGGCTGAGGCCGACAAACGGATTGCCCAGGCAAAAGCCGAGGAACGCCGGGCTATGGCGGTTGCCCGTGAGCAGGAAATGCAGGCATACACTCAGGAAATGCAGGCGAAAGTGGTGGAAGCGGAAGCTGAGATCCCTCACGCATTGGCCATGGCGCTGCAGGAAGGCCGCATGGGAGTATTGGATTACTACAACATGAATAACATACTGGCCGATACAAAAATGCGGGAAACACTTGCCAAGGAAGGGCCAGCGACTAGTACAATCACGCCGCCCAAGCCATAA
- a CDS encoding GatB/YqeY domain-containing protein translates to MSIKEQLIEDMKQAMKDKEAGKLRLSVIRMTRASIKNVEIDRKKELSDEEVIEVLAKEVKMRRDAMEEFRKGNRPDLVENLEQEVQVLMQYLPQQMTESEVRQAVTAAIQETQAKGAKEMGKVMAVLMSKIKGRADGKLVNSIVKELLG, encoded by the coding sequence ATGTCGATAAAAGAGCAGTTAATCGAAGATATGAAGCAGGCCATGAAGGATAAAGAGGCGGGGAAACTCCGCTTATCAGTCATCCGCATGACAAGAGCCAGTATAAAAAATGTTGAGATTGACCGCAAAAAAGAGCTTTCCGATGAGGAAGTCATTGAAGTCCTGGCCAAAGAAGTCAAAATGCGCCGGGACGCCATGGAAGAGTTTCGGAAAGGGAACCGGCCTGATTTAGTGGAAAACCTGGAACAGGAAGTTCAGGTCCTGATGCAATATCTCCCCCAGCAAATGACTGAGTCGGAAGTGCGTCAGGCGGTTACGGCCGCGATCCAGGAAACCCAGGCTAAGGGCGCTAAAGAGATGGGCAAGGTCATGGCCGTGCTCATGTCTAAAATCAAGGGCCGTGCGGATGGCAAACTGGTCAACTCCATAGTAAAAGAATTGTTAGGTTAA